The following are encoded in a window of Fluviibacter phosphoraccumulans genomic DNA:
- a CDS encoding FUSC family protein — translation MQSVATKTRVSQITILVAISFLFYEYTNWQEGIWVVISTVVVAGPFSTFLSFEKAKNRFLGTLVGLIFAAGVEYYLRFNPSQLPVVALIIAFIAGFMATKSYRYFIIIVTLCTCLGYTYMNMPYTTFAPMSFLIDRAIGVFVGVLIFFVMQKFVFGDNNSKLELLEESYETLGKLQKTLLEYKENSTLTTAYKCSADIFANTKDLKSYVSTANLVFGVGVNQETRYAKQVLTLNNRATRLLIDEPTVALSRIDQLLHIVTLKLAR, via the coding sequence ATGCAAAGCGTAGCCACCAAAACCAGAGTCAGCCAGATCACCATTCTGGTGGCTATTTCCTTTCTGTTTTACGAATATACCAACTGGCAAGAGGGCATCTGGGTCGTAATTTCCACTGTAGTGGTTGCTGGCCCATTCAGCACCTTTCTGAGCTTTGAAAAAGCCAAAAACCGTTTTCTGGGGACGCTTGTCGGACTAATTTTTGCCGCTGGCGTGGAGTATTACCTGCGATTTAATCCGTCCCAATTACCAGTGGTAGCGCTGATCATCGCCTTCATTGCCGGATTTATGGCCACAAAATCCTATCGCTATTTCATCATCATCGTGACCTTGTGCACCTGTCTGGGGTATACGTATATGAATATGCCTTACACAACGTTTGCGCCGATGTCATTTCTGATAGACCGCGCTATTGGGGTGTTTGTGGGCGTGCTGATTTTCTTTGTTATGCAAAAATTTGTATTCGGGGATAACAATTCCAAGCTGGAACTGCTCGAAGAAAGTTACGAGACCCTTGGCAAACTGCAAAAGACGCTGCTGGAATACAAAGAAAACTCAACACTGACCACCGCGTATAAGTGTTCTGCCGATATTTTTGCGAACACCAAAGACCTGAAAAGCTATGTCAGTACGGCAAACCTGGTGTTCGGTGTGGGCGTTAACCAGGAAACGCGCTACGCCAAGCAGGTGCTCACCCTCAACAACCGCGCCACGAGGCTATTGATTGATGAACCCACGGTTGCCTTGAGTCGGATTGATCAACTGCTCCATATTGTGACGCTCAAGCTGGCCCGTTAG
- the hpnE gene encoding hydroxysqualene dehydroxylase HpnE, giving the protein MAPAPALAHPTVAIVGGGWAGLACALQLAQAGYRPVVFESAPEAGGRARSALIEGLYRDNGQHLMLAGCKSLTTLFKLAGIQVQTVPFIMQSGARRLRVPAHSGRLGLATALWRAQGFSWNERYRLIAAIVNLQLKGWQVPEGQSVAEWLLATRQPPALIREFWAPLALAVLNTPLADAAMRRFASVLRDSLGSGGRALAMLLPAGNLSEQIVTPLVHAIEKLGGAVRCAQRVLAIQQTTHGFELRVQGSEQPHHFDQIVLALPPWALDKMTLPACINQKALAEAFGTQPIATVYLGFEAKFRLPAPLLQIAGPTANDSRIWATDRAYCGEPGVIALSVSAAGPWCQLSHDDLAAACLNALQEVIEPLRRCLWKKTVVVRRATYAATPGATLQATDQNPLPRLYLAGDWTDAAYPATLEAAVQSGFKAAAQIMKEQG; this is encoded by the coding sequence ATGGCCCCAGCGCCTGCCCTGGCGCACCCTACCGTTGCCATTGTGGGCGGCGGTTGGGCTGGCCTGGCTTGTGCGCTGCAATTGGCCCAAGCTGGTTACCGGCCGGTTGTCTTTGAATCAGCGCCCGAAGCCGGTGGGCGGGCACGAAGCGCCCTGATTGAAGGGCTTTACCGCGACAACGGCCAACACCTCATGCTGGCTGGCTGCAAATCCCTCACCACCCTTTTTAAATTAGCGGGCATTCAGGTACAAACGGTGCCGTTCATCATGCAGAGTGGCGCACGGCGGCTGCGGGTGCCCGCTCACTCGGGTCGCCTTGGTTTAGCCACGGCGCTTTGGCGCGCTCAGGGTTTTAGCTGGAACGAACGCTATCGGCTTATCGCCGCCATAGTCAACTTGCAACTCAAAGGCTGGCAGGTACCCGAAGGGCAAAGTGTGGCTGAATGGTTGCTGGCCACGCGCCAACCCCCGGCCCTGATTCGGGAGTTCTGGGCACCGCTGGCTCTGGCTGTTTTAAATACCCCGTTAGCGGATGCAGCCATGCGTCGGTTTGCCTCAGTGCTACGCGACTCCTTGGGTAGCGGCGGCCGTGCTCTGGCGATGCTCTTGCCCGCTGGCAACCTCAGCGAACAAATCGTAACGCCGCTCGTCCATGCCATCGAAAAACTGGGCGGCGCTGTGCGTTGTGCGCAACGGGTGTTGGCAATCCAGCAAACTACCCACGGTTTTGAGCTAAGAGTTCAGGGTTCGGAACAGCCGCATCATTTTGACCAGATTGTCCTCGCGCTACCGCCCTGGGCGCTGGACAAAATGACACTGCCCGCCTGCATCAATCAAAAAGCGCTGGCAGAGGCCTTTGGCACCCAGCCGATTGCCACGGTTTATCTGGGCTTTGAGGCAAAATTCCGCCTGCCTGCCCCCCTCCTCCAGATTGCCGGACCAACCGCTAATGACAGCCGAATCTGGGCAACCGATCGGGCTTATTGCGGCGAGCCGGGCGTGATTGCCCTATCGGTTTCTGCAGCGGGCCCGTGGTGCCAACTCAGCCATGATGATTTGGCCGCAGCCTGCCTCAACGCGTTACAGGAGGTTATCGAGCCGTTGCGGCGCTGCCTCTGGAAAAAAACTGTGGTCGTACGACGGGCCACTTACGCGGCAACGCCGGGCGCTACGCTTCAGGCAACCGATCAGAACCCGCTGCCCCGCCTTTATCTGGCTGGCGACTGGACGGATGCCGCTTACCCGGCCACTCTGGAAGCCGCTGTGCAATCCGGATTCAAAGCCGCTGCGCAGATTATGAAAGAACAAGGCTGA
- a CDS encoding HlyD family secretion protein encodes MKLPKINVKQALAQKPKFTTAMFALGGIVVLGYFLLGVFRFTDNGFVVQVSTPLAPRVAGVVQEVLVKNGQRVKAGDTLVVLDPTDYEYSFNSALAQYEKAKLSVQAMEKKIDLSEHSLKSAMANLDILTTQYKAKNHPDVKAGVAQIDMADLKNKIKAQTNTVESMKVQIEIDKLQVQMEKQSLLALQASMESAKTALEYTAVKAPTDGHVENVFLGIGAHVSPASGMFTLVNDGEIYIQANFEETELAGVNAGDKATVYPRTYFGRKSFDGVVVANPFGVSRQMNQPFSGAPIVQTENKWLLLPQRLPVIIKITDTDKEYPLINGMSTYVRIQR; translated from the coding sequence GTGAAACTACCGAAAATTAATGTGAAACAGGCGTTGGCCCAGAAACCCAAATTCACTACGGCGATGTTTGCGCTCGGGGGCATCGTGGTGCTGGGTTATTTTTTGCTGGGCGTATTTCGCTTTACGGATAATGGCTTTGTCGTTCAGGTATCGACGCCCCTGGCACCCCGAGTGGCCGGGGTGGTTCAGGAAGTCTTGGTAAAAAATGGCCAGCGGGTCAAGGCGGGCGATACCCTTGTTGTGCTTGATCCGACCGACTATGAATACTCTTTCAATAGCGCCTTGGCTCAGTATGAAAAGGCGAAGCTATCGGTTCAGGCCATGGAAAAAAAGATTGACCTTTCTGAGCACAGCCTCAAGTCAGCGATGGCCAATCTGGATATTCTGACGACGCAATACAAGGCCAAGAACCACCCGGACGTTAAAGCCGGCGTGGCGCAGATTGACATGGCTGATCTGAAAAACAAGATCAAGGCCCAGACCAATACGGTTGAATCCATGAAAGTGCAGATAGAGATCGACAAGCTGCAGGTGCAGATGGAAAAGCAAAGCTTACTGGCTTTGCAAGCATCGATGGAATCCGCCAAAACTGCGCTCGAATATACCGCTGTGAAAGCGCCAACGGATGGCCATGTCGAAAATGTGTTCCTGGGTATTGGTGCGCATGTCTCTCCAGCTTCCGGCATGTTTACGCTGGTGAATGACGGAGAGATCTACATTCAAGCCAACTTCGAAGAGACGGAACTGGCCGGTGTTAATGCGGGCGACAAAGCGACGGTTTACCCGAGAACCTATTTCGGCCGAAAGAGTTTTGACGGGGTCGTGGTTGCCAATCCCTTCGGTGTTTCTCGTCAGATGAATCAGCCGTTCTCTGGTGCGCCAATCGTACAAACGGAGAACAAATGGTTATTGCTTCCGCAGCGACTCCCCGTCATCATCAAAATTACGGATACGGACAAAGAATATCCTCTCATTAACGGCATGAGTACCTATGTCCGTATACAGCGTTAG
- the hpnC gene encoding squalene synthase HpnC translates to MSLNATDHYENFPVASLLLPKPLRAPVAAIYRFARSADDIADEGSAMPAERLAKLAAYETALTAIANGRPVAPDLAPIFEPLAYEHCRIGLPLAPCQALLSAFMQDVQQTRYATYADLLDYCIRSANPVGQLMLFLFDADTPQNRQASDAICTALQLTNHWQDIAIDARKGAAGRIYLPQDELSAWGYRDADIISGQAQQQDPTTWSRFMRFQTQRVEALFDEGAALPARLGQQSWRIGQELRLTVSGGRRILAKINAVKGDVYSQRPTLGWRDWLALLIHS, encoded by the coding sequence ATGTCTCTAAACGCCACTGACCATTACGAAAACTTCCCCGTTGCCTCGTTATTGCTGCCCAAGCCGCTGCGCGCACCTGTGGCCGCCATTTACCGGTTTGCCCGCAGTGCCGACGATATTGCAGACGAAGGCAGCGCAATGCCTGCAGAACGTCTTGCCAAGCTCGCCGCTTACGAGACTGCACTGACGGCCATTGCCAACGGCCGGCCTGTCGCGCCGGATTTAGCCCCGATCTTTGAGCCGCTGGCTTATGAGCACTGCCGCATTGGGCTCCCGCTCGCCCCCTGCCAGGCCCTACTCTCAGCCTTTATGCAGGACGTACAGCAGACACGCTACGCGACTTATGCTGACTTACTGGATTACTGCATCCGCTCGGCCAACCCGGTGGGTCAGCTGATGCTCTTTCTGTTTGACGCAGATACGCCGCAAAATCGACAGGCGTCAGATGCCATTTGCACCGCACTGCAACTGACCAACCACTGGCAGGACATTGCGATTGATGCCAGAAAGGGAGCGGCGGGTCGTATTTATCTCCCACAAGATGAGCTAAGCGCATGGGGTTATCGCGACGCGGACATTATTTCTGGCCAAGCCCAGCAGCAGGATCCGACAACGTGGTCACGTTTCATGCGCTTTCAAACTCAGCGCGTTGAGGCATTATTTGATGAGGGCGCAGCCCTGCCCGCCCGCCTGGGTCAACAATCCTGGCGTATTGGCCAGGAGTTAAGACTCACGGTGTCCGGTGGCCGTCGCATTTTGGCAAAGATTAACGCCGTCAAGGGCGATGTTTATAGCCAACGGCCCACCTTAGGATGGCGTGACTGGTTAGCGTTACTCATCCATAGTTAA
- a CDS encoding DUF3460 family protein, translating into MARVEFDYVSDHTKFINEEMKKNPEWRTDQQNGRAMWWDKPQDVKQNEIYADAKVPQKSYPYDVLFDS; encoded by the coding sequence ATGGCCCGCGTCGAATTTGATTACGTTTCGGATCACACCAAGTTCATCAATGAAGAGATGAAGAAGAATCCTGAGTGGCGTACGGACCAGCAGAACGGCCGTGCCATGTGGTGGGATAAGCCCCAGGATGTAAAGCAGAACGAGATTTACGCCGACGCCAAGGTGCCGCAAAAGTCTTACCCTTATGATGTGCTGTTTGATTCCTGA
- a CDS encoding bifunctional acetate--CoA ligase family protein/GNAT family N-acetyltransferase, producing the protein MLEEHYLKPLFEPESIAVFGASDRVDSVGQVLFNNLIQTGFGGRLFPINPKHETVQGQETFKSLHDVPGRVDLAIICTPAMSVPGIIEQCGERGVRFALIVSSGFAERGHAGAALERKVLEIARSYSVRILGPNSLGIMRPPSKLNATFTQERAHEGKMALVSQSGAICSAILDWALPNKVGFSSVVSLGRSSDIDFGEILDYLVHDPRTYYILLYIEGIQNARLFLSALRSAARIKPILLYKTGRFASGTAAALTHSGIRSGSDTVFDMAVRRAGVVRVNSIIQLIEGAKALNDRLQPKGKRLAIITNGGGPGAIAADRASEVGIPLAELQDQTIQSLNKVLPTTWSHANPTDIGGDATAERYRDAVTLCAADENVDGLLVVLTPQAMTNPQAVAEVLVELSKDLTKPLIACWMGEEHTRAAREYLSAHNIPVFRMPESSVDLFSNLSTFYENQRLLLQTPAAKSEGNELRIEGARMLIDAVLSEKRKTLSEMESKSVLRAFRIPVAQTMVAHSVADALMYAEQLGFPIAMKVDSPDILRKTDAGGVRLNIQDAVSLRNAYHDIIETVKRKHPNARISGVSIEPFVSRNNAREVRVGVFRDRTFGPVITFGSGGNESDLYPDRGLALPPLNQVLAESLVKSTRAYNLLKPHGTVPAANIEAIYDLLLHVSDLVSEIPQIIELDINPLIVDAEGVIAADARIVIDYAPSTVDRYAHMAIHPYPNHLVEEWILPDGASVTIRPVRPEDAEIERAFFNNLSDESRYFRFMDTIRELSKPQLVRFTQIDYDRDMAFVAVQIDDEGNPVQIGVSRYVANPDGETVEFALTVADSWQKRGLGRKLMQVLIDCARGKGFTAVVGEVLSDNSKMLNLMSSLGFKILPNPEDNSVKRVVKPLTH; encoded by the coding sequence ATGCTTGAAGAACACTACCTAAAGCCCCTGTTCGAACCTGAAAGCATTGCCGTATTTGGCGCCAGTGATCGTGTTGACTCTGTTGGTCAGGTCTTATTTAACAACCTGATTCAAACCGGCTTTGGCGGTCGTCTGTTCCCCATCAACCCCAAGCATGAAACGGTTCAGGGTCAGGAGACTTTTAAGTCGCTCCATGATGTACCCGGACGCGTTGATCTGGCCATTATCTGTACGCCGGCGATGAGCGTCCCCGGCATCATCGAACAATGTGGTGAGCGCGGTGTGCGTTTTGCGCTGATCGTCTCCAGCGGTTTTGCCGAGCGGGGTCATGCCGGTGCCGCCCTGGAGCGCAAGGTCCTGGAAATCGCCCGCAGTTACAGTGTTCGTATCCTGGGCCCTAATAGCCTGGGCATCATGCGCCCACCGAGCAAACTCAACGCCACCTTTACGCAGGAACGGGCCCACGAAGGCAAAATGGCGCTGGTGTCACAATCGGGTGCCATCTGCTCGGCCATTCTCGACTGGGCATTGCCCAACAAGGTCGGGTTTTCCTCAGTCGTTTCGCTGGGGCGTTCGAGCGATATTGATTTCGGTGAAATTCTGGACTACCTGGTTCACGACCCACGCACCTACTACATTCTGCTTTATATTGAGGGCATTCAGAACGCACGGCTTTTCTTGTCGGCATTGCGCTCGGCGGCCCGGATTAAACCAATTCTGCTTTATAAAACGGGGCGTTTTGCCTCCGGTACGGCAGCAGCCCTTACCCATAGCGGTATCCGCAGTGGCTCGGACACAGTATTTGATATGGCCGTGCGTCGCGCTGGCGTCGTCCGTGTTAACAGCATTATTCAGCTTATCGAAGGGGCCAAGGCGCTCAATGATCGACTGCAGCCAAAAGGCAAGCGTCTGGCGATTATTACCAACGGCGGCGGGCCTGGGGCCATTGCGGCCGACCGCGCCAGCGAAGTCGGCATTCCACTCGCTGAATTACAAGACCAGACGATTCAATCCCTGAACAAGGTCTTGCCAACGACCTGGTCGCATGCCAATCCTACCGATATCGGCGGCGACGCCACGGCGGAGCGTTACCGCGATGCCGTTACCCTTTGTGCTGCGGATGAGAATGTGGATGGTCTGCTGGTGGTTCTAACGCCCCAGGCCATGACCAACCCACAAGCGGTGGCCGAGGTACTGGTCGAGCTGTCCAAGGACCTGACCAAACCGCTGATCGCTTGCTGGATGGGTGAAGAACACACGCGCGCCGCCCGCGAGTATCTCTCGGCACACAACATTCCCGTTTTCCGCATGCCAGAGTCTTCGGTGGATCTATTCTCGAACCTGTCGACTTTCTACGAAAACCAGCGCCTGCTGCTACAAACCCCAGCCGCAAAATCGGAAGGCAACGAACTGCGCATCGAAGGCGCCCGCATGCTGATTGATGCCGTCCTGTCGGAAAAGCGCAAGACCTTATCGGAGATGGAATCGAAGTCGGTACTGCGGGCCTTCCGAATTCCTGTCGCGCAAACCATGGTGGCGCACAGCGTCGCCGATGCGTTGATGTATGCCGAGCAGTTGGGCTTTCCGATTGCCATGAAGGTAGACTCGCCCGACATCCTGCGTAAAACCGATGCCGGCGGTGTACGCCTTAATATTCAAGACGCGGTGTCACTGCGTAATGCGTATCACGACATCATTGAAACGGTGAAGCGTAAACACCCGAACGCCCGCATTTCCGGCGTGTCGATTGAGCCCTTTGTTTCGCGCAACAATGCTCGCGAAGTGCGTGTTGGCGTCTTCCGTGATCGTACCTTTGGTCCCGTCATCACCTTTGGTAGCGGTGGCAACGAATCAGACCTCTACCCCGATCGCGGCTTGGCCCTGCCTCCGCTCAATCAGGTGTTGGCCGAGAGTTTGGTCAAGTCAACCCGGGCCTACAATCTGCTGAAACCCCATGGCACCGTACCGGCCGCCAATATTGAAGCCATCTACGACTTGCTACTGCATGTGTCAGATCTGGTCAGTGAAATTCCTCAGATTATCGAGCTGGATATCAACCCACTGATCGTGGATGCAGAAGGTGTTATTGCGGCCGATGCCCGTATCGTGATCGATTACGCCCCTTCGACGGTGGATCGCTACGCCCACATGGCCATTCACCCGTACCCGAACCATCTGGTGGAAGAATGGATTCTGCCTGATGGTGCTTCAGTCACTATTCGCCCGGTTCGCCCGGAAGATGCAGAAATCGAAAGAGCGTTCTTTAACAATCTCTCCGACGAAAGCCGCTACTTCCGTTTTATGGATACGATCCGCGAACTGTCGAAACCACAGTTGGTGCGCTTTACGCAGATCGACTATGACCGCGACATGGCTTTCGTGGCGGTACAAATCGACGACGAAGGCAACCCGGTGCAAATTGGCGTGTCCCGCTACGTCGCGAACCCCGATGGTGAAACGGTGGAGTTTGCACTGACCGTGGCCGACAGCTGGCAGAAGCGTGGCCTGGGCCGTAAATTAATGCAAGTGCTCATCGACTGCGCCCGTGGCAAAGGATTTACCGCCGTGGTGGGTGAAGTCCTGTCTGACAATAGCAAAATGCTGAACCTGATGAGCTCTCTGGGTTTCAAGATTCTGCCCAACCCGGAAGACAACAGTGTCAAACGCGTGGTGAAACCCCTCACCCACTAA
- a CDS encoding TolC family protein, translated as MFFRKRFSYLLIVLAGTGCMFHGNTPVAEAPEAFSVGNADNPVKNLAEYPWWEDVGSAELNELVVEALANNKKAAMAIKNIDTAQSALDTVRLGWLPIVSLMAGRVKTDGAVQMPNLPVSLSSTGGFAAFLPMWVANIVQLPNQTKEAQKKVEATASEYLALRTSIAAQVVSAYAVLLASIEEEGVLGGLKDNLTVRLATARAMTDRGLDTEVSFNNLDSDMQKLDGQIATNKSNKIAAKNALLVLVGRQISTFTPREKFSTLNLDHIAPGNTPTSVLATRPDVVAARAKIEAADYGVSATASLFAPMPTFMSANARVAANNNGVDGTANANMQAGLALWVLDPRFLGKISTQNKQYDASIINYLDVVDNAMKEVDDALAGFEANQTKLIKEERSLANASRNLGTANAMFKNGLLSNTQYLEGSARFDSARMSMLQTKVQTIIALSKLYQSMGGGATYGEKNYSLKDQTIVGKDRETTEN; from the coding sequence ATGTTTTTTAGAAAACGCTTCAGTTACCTGTTGATTGTGCTCGCCGGAACTGGCTGTATGTTTCATGGGAATACGCCTGTTGCCGAGGCGCCGGAAGCATTTTCGGTCGGTAATGCGGATAACCCTGTAAAAAATCTGGCGGAATACCCCTGGTGGGAAGACGTTGGCAGTGCTGAATTAAACGAGTTGGTTGTTGAAGCACTCGCAAACAATAAAAAAGCCGCCATGGCCATCAAAAATATTGATACGGCACAGAGCGCACTCGATACAGTACGGCTAGGCTGGCTCCCCATAGTTAGCTTGATGGCCGGTCGAGTGAAGACCGATGGTGCCGTTCAGATGCCTAACCTTCCTGTGTCTTTGTCGAGCACCGGAGGGTTTGCCGCATTTCTGCCGATGTGGGTCGCGAATATCGTTCAGCTTCCGAACCAGACGAAAGAGGCTCAAAAAAAGGTAGAAGCAACGGCGTCTGAATATCTTGCACTGAGAACATCGATTGCGGCTCAGGTTGTATCGGCTTATGCGGTTTTACTTGCCTCCATTGAGGAAGAGGGTGTCTTAGGGGGATTGAAAGATAATTTGACGGTCAGATTAGCGACAGCACGCGCCATGACTGATCGGGGTCTGGATACAGAGGTTTCTTTCAATAACCTCGACTCAGACATGCAGAAGCTGGACGGCCAAATCGCGACCAACAAGTCCAACAAAATTGCGGCAAAGAATGCGCTGCTCGTCTTGGTCGGTCGGCAAATTTCAACGTTTACGCCTCGGGAAAAGTTCAGCACGTTAAATTTGGATCATATTGCACCGGGCAATACGCCAACGTCCGTGCTGGCAACCCGACCGGATGTCGTGGCAGCCAGAGCAAAGATTGAGGCTGCGGACTACGGTGTTTCTGCTACAGCCAGCTTGTTTGCACCTATGCCAACCTTTATGTCAGCCAATGCCAGAGTCGCCGCGAATAATAACGGTGTTGACGGCACCGCGAACGCCAATATGCAAGCCGGACTGGCGCTCTGGGTGCTCGATCCCAGATTCTTGGGCAAGATTAGTACGCAAAATAAGCAGTACGATGCGTCCATCATCAACTATCTGGATGTGGTGGATAACGCCATGAAAGAAGTCGATGACGCTTTGGCTGGTTTTGAAGCCAACCAGACCAAGCTCATCAAGGAAGAGCGCAGCTTAGCGAATGCCAGCCGGAACCTAGGCACTGCTAACGCCATGTTTAAGAACGGCTTGCTTTCTAACACCCAGTATCTGGAAGGCTCGGCGCGTTTTGATTCAGCCAGAATGTCCATGCTTCAGACCAAAGTTCAAACGATCATTGCGCTCTCCAAGCTCTATCAGAGCATGGGGGGAGGTGCGACCTATGGTGAAAAGAATTACAGCCTGAAAGATCAAACAATTGTAGGGAAAGATCGTGAAACTACCGAAAATTAA
- a CDS encoding exonuclease, which yields MAEIYVSTDVEADGPIPGPHSMLSFASAAYTADKQLIGTFSANLELLPDAKGHPLTMKWWKTEPEAWEACRKDQQDPKEAMKAYVKWVRTLPGKAVFVAYPAGFDFTFVFWYMMRFTGESPFSWSALDMKTFAMALSGLPYRSCIKPKLPKEWFDDLPHTHVALDDALEQGALFCNMLSLWQQHRQALGLPNEVMPVAHDAEAEEAAVPGISPRVDSAL from the coding sequence ATGGCTGAAATTTATGTAAGTACCGATGTTGAGGCAGACGGCCCCATTCCCGGTCCGCATTCCATGCTGTCTTTTGCGTCTGCTGCCTACACGGCAGACAAACAACTGATCGGCACCTTTAGCGCCAATCTGGAGCTGCTGCCCGATGCCAAGGGGCACCCACTTACCATGAAGTGGTGGAAGACCGAGCCTGAAGCCTGGGAAGCCTGCCGCAAGGATCAGCAGGACCCCAAAGAAGCGATGAAGGCTTATGTTAAATGGGTGCGGACGTTACCGGGTAAGGCCGTATTTGTGGCGTATCCAGCGGGTTTCGATTTCACTTTCGTGTTCTGGTACATGATGCGCTTCACGGGCGAATCACCGTTCTCCTGGTCGGCGCTGGACATGAAAACCTTTGCGATGGCGCTGTCAGGGCTACCCTACCGCAGCTGCATCAAGCCCAAACTGCCCAAAGAATGGTTCGACGACCTGCCGCACACCCATGTGGCGCTTGATGATGCGCTGGAGCAGGGCGCGTTATTCTGCAATATGTTGAGTCTCTGGCAGCAGCACCGCCAGGCGCTGGGCTTGCCGAACGAGGTCATGCCGGTGGCCCATGACGCCGAAGCCGAAGAGGCGGCGGTCCCGGGGATTTCGCCCAGAGTCGACTCTGCCTTATAA
- the hpnD gene encoding presqualene diphosphate synthase HpnD, which translates to MNAHDYCQQKVAESGTSFYYAFLFLPTEKRQAIHALYAFCREVDDVVDECEDPAIAVAKLSWWRQEVALLETEPGQPQPTHPVMLALKAVRQNFHLPIEYFNEIIDGMAMDLEYSRYPDFKSLSLYCYRVAGVVGLLSAEIFGYSDRKTLRYATELGTALQLTNIIRDVGEDARRGRIYLPVDELQRFNVPAADIMNARETPEFVALMQFQAERAQSYYDKALETLPAADRSAQRPGLIMAAVYRTLLQEIAQDGFKVLQQKTGLPPLRKLWIALKTWFKY; encoded by the coding sequence ATGAACGCCCACGATTATTGCCAGCAAAAAGTTGCCGAAAGCGGCACCTCGTTTTACTACGCCTTTCTCTTTTTACCGACCGAAAAACGCCAGGCTATTCATGCTCTGTATGCTTTTTGTCGAGAAGTCGATGATGTGGTTGATGAGTGCGAAGACCCGGCCATTGCCGTCGCTAAACTGAGCTGGTGGCGTCAGGAAGTTGCATTGCTGGAAACAGAACCCGGACAACCTCAGCCGACTCACCCAGTGATGCTGGCTCTGAAAGCCGTACGTCAGAATTTCCACCTGCCCATCGAATACTTTAATGAAATTATCGACGGCATGGCGATGGACCTGGAATACAGCCGCTACCCGGATTTCAAATCGCTCTCGCTGTATTGCTACCGCGTAGCTGGCGTGGTTGGCCTGCTCTCTGCCGAGATTTTTGGCTATAGCGACCGCAAGACCCTGCGCTACGCCACCGAACTGGGCACGGCGCTGCAACTGACTAATATTATTAGAGATGTCGGTGAAGATGCCCGTCGCGGACGTATCTATCTGCCCGTGGATGAACTGCAACGTTTTAACGTACCGGCAGCCGACATCATGAACGCCCGCGAAACGCCTGAGTTTGTGGCACTGATGCAGTTTCAGGCAGAGCGTGCTCAATCTTATTACGACAAGGCGCTGGAAACCCTGCCAGCGGCTGACCGTTCCGCACAGCGCCCGGGGTTGATTATGGCGGCGGTGTATCGCACGCTGCTGCAAGAAATCGCTCAAGATGGTTTCAAAGTGCTGCAACAAAAGACGGGGCTGCCACCGCTGCGCAAACTCTGGATTGCCCTGAAAACCTGGTTTAAATACTAA
- a CDS encoding symmetrical bis(5'-nucleosyl)-tetraphosphatase produces MTIWAIGDIQGCFDSLQRLLDKCRFDPAQDQLWMVGDLVNRGPQSLETLRFIRSLGASAITVLGNHDLYLLMVAANAVPRRGKDDTLDPIFAAPDVADLLDWLKTQPLAHAQVLDGQRYVMVHAGLLPEWTADDALALSAEVSRHLRGPQFAPFLNALWGDSPLGWHKQLNELDRARVIVNAMTRMRFCSKQGVMDLKIKGKPENAPVGHVPWFEVPGRKTAKDTLVVGHWSALGLKMTPNLVALDSGCLWGGHLTAVSLPEREVIQVSCTTCR; encoded by the coding sequence ATGACGATTTGGGCCATTGGCGATATTCAGGGATGCTTTGACTCCCTGCAACGACTACTCGATAAGTGCCGCTTTGATCCGGCACAGGATCAGTTGTGGATGGTCGGCGACCTCGTCAACCGTGGCCCACAATCACTTGAAACGCTTCGCTTTATTCGTAGCCTGGGCGCATCGGCCATCACAGTTCTGGGGAACCACGACCTTTATCTGCTCATGGTAGCCGCCAATGCGGTACCGCGCCGAGGCAAGGACGACACGCTGGACCCGATTTTTGCAGCGCCTGATGTCGCCGACCTACTGGATTGGCTGAAGACCCAACCGCTCGCCCACGCACAGGTGCTGGATGGCCAGCGCTATGTGATGGTCCATGCCGGGTTATTACCCGAATGGACTGCGGATGATGCGCTGGCACTCAGCGCCGAAGTATCCCGGCATCTGCGCGGCCCACAGTTCGCCCCTTTCTTAAATGCCCTCTGGGGCGATAGTCCACTGGGCTGGCATAAACAACTGAATGAACTAGACCGCGCCCGGGTCATTGTGAACGCCATGACCCGCATGCGCTTCTGCTCGAAACAGGGTGTTATGGATCTCAAGATCAAAGGCAAGCCCGAGAACGCGCCGGTGGGGCACGTCCCCTGGTTTGAGGTACCCGGTCGAAAAACGGCCAAAGACACGCTGGTCGTTGGTCACTGGTCGGCTTTGGGTCTGAAGATGACCCCCAACCTGGTGGCTCTGGATTCGGGCTGCCTGTGGGGCGGACATCTCACGGCGGTCAGCCTGCCAGAACGTGAAGTCATACAGGTGTCATGTACCACCTGTAGATAA